ATAAACTAATTAGATTAATTAGAATTTAATTTATAAGATTAAAGTAGTTTCATTTTATGGTTCTATATTATTGTAGATATCAATTGTTGTTCACTTAGAAAAAGATCTTTCAACCGGTCCCATTTCTTTTACGTCATTATAAAATTCATTCATAGTGACTTGAAATTTTTCACCCTCAGATGCTGATATCCATTCATATCTGAATCTCTCTTTTTCAATACCGAACTCAGAAATTAAATCTCCAATTAATTCAGCTCTTCTTTTCCATTTGTAATTTCCAGCATCATAATGACAATCCCCAATATGGCAACCACCGACAAAAACACCATCTGCTCCTTCTCTAAATGCTTTAAGAACCATAGAAGCATTTATTCTACCAGAACACATGACTCTTATTATTCGGACACTTGGGGGATACTGCATTCTCGCGGTGCCCGCCGTATCGGCTCCTCCATAAGAACACCAATTACAACAAAATCCTAATATTTTTGGGTCATCAGACATATTATTCACCTTTAAACTAAATTTACATCTAAATTAAATATTAACATTTAGAATTCATATTAATCCTTTTCAGGACTGTATAATGGAGGTAATTCTTCACTTACACCTGCCACATATCCTGTTTTTGCCCTATATTTTTTCTGCATTTTATCATAAACTTTAGAAACTGGAATTTCCATAGGGCAAACATCCTCACATTGTCCACAATTAACACAACTAAAGCTCATATGGGCCAGCCGAATTCCTTGGAAAGTTAATGGATCTGGTGGGGTCTGACTATCATCCTTAAAGTATTCTTCTTCAAGTTCACATTCTCTACACCAGCAAACAGGACATACATCCCGACAACCATAGCATTTAATACATCTATTCCAGTATTCATCCCAATTTTCTAGGGTAGGGTAATCAGTTTCTAAAAGTTTGCCCTGGAATTTTTGGGCCAGCTTTATCATTATACCCTCCACTTTATCACGAATAGCAATAAGTTTTTCAGAAGGGGATTTGACATCCAAATATCCTTCATTTTTAGCGTTTTCCACCAGTTCTTTTCCTTTTTCAGAATTAATTTCAATGAAGGTCCATTCATCCTCTGAACCCCAGTTACCGCAAGCCACATCAGCATTTCTGGGAACCATTAATTCACATCGCTGGCAGTTTTCACGTCGCCCATAGCCTTTTTCTTCCAGATCATCAATTTTTACTGATTTATGGGTTCCATCTTTAAGTTCAATTATGAACTGGCCTTTATCTATCTCTTCTTTCACCACATCAGCCGGATCCACTTCATAGAATAATTCGATCATTTTTTGGGCAGTAATAGGCATTACTGTACCCCCACAGTTTAAACCAATCTGATATACCTTTTCCGGATCAATCTGGTTTCTTTTTTCAAGTTCATTAATAGCCATGGCATCGCAAGGCTTAACAGCTACTCCAATTTTGGAATCACCCAAATATTTTGAGATTAAATCTCCTACCATGGTAGGAGCACAGTGTAGTGAGCCACAAGTATCAATAATTTCAGAGGAATCTTTTAGTAAGGTGGGTATACCATCGTAAATATCTTCACTACGAGTTAAAGTCAATATTCCATCCACGAGATTTTTGTCTAAAAGATACTGGAACAGAGCACTGACTGCTCCACCACACGCTCCATTCTCGACTATAACTTCATCCTTTGCGCGGGCAAGTACATATTCAGCATTCATATTATCACTCTACGGTTAATTTTAAATTAAAGTTCAATTCCTAATTTTTCTGCAAGTTTTTCGATTATTACAGATTCTGATAGTGTATTTTCAGGAGAAACAACTATTTTTGAGAAATTTTGAGTCATACCCGCAGTGTTGGTAAATGATCCTGATTTTTCAGCCCAGCAATGAGCAGGAAGAACAACATCCGAAATAGAAGTAGTGTCATTTGAAGAACTGGTAATGGATACTAAAAAATCAAGACCAGATAAAGAAGAATCTTGCAAGTAAGATGCAGGATCATCATTTATTACTATCAAAACCTTAATTCTACTAATCAAATCTCTTATTTCATCATTATTTAAAGGAGAAATAATTTTCATAGCTCCGGAAGTATTACACTTATTTAAAACCGGCAAAAGCTTAGAATTGAATTCCTTAGCAATTTCTCGGATTACTGTAAATTCTTCTTTTTCATCGAGTTTATTGAAAACAATAGTAGATGAATCATTTAATTTTTCTTTAATATCTACAGGAATATTTGATATCAATTCTGAAATAGAATCAAATTTTAAATATTGATCAGAATTCAGTGAAGTTGTACTAACATCTACAGTATCTGCAGAAATTATCTCTGCTCCATTTTCTTTGGCCAGTATTATTCTTCTGCCAATGAGTGGATTTTCATTTAAAACATCACCAATGATAAAAATGAATTTGGAATTGTTTAGATCATCATAGGATGCTACTTGATCATTAAATTGTGGAAAATTCTCTGCAAAGAAGCCAATATTTGTTATACCATAAGATTCAGCGAATTTTTTAATAGTCTCGTTTTCCTCATTAGTACTATTTCCAGATCCTAAAATACCAATTTCTTCGGGAGAATAAGATTTTAGTTTTTCACTAATCATTTCAAGAATAGTTTCCCATTCAGAATCCACCAATTCATTACCTTTTCTTACCAGAGGAGATGTTATTCGATTTTCACTGACTATTTCAAAACAGTCTCTTCCTCTTAGACAATTTTTTCCTTCATTTACAGAATGTCTTTTATAGGGGTAAGTTCCCACAATTTTTTCATTTTGGTTGATTAAGTTAATGCCACATCCTACGCTGCAGGATGGGCATATAGTATGCTTTACCATCATTTTTTCAACACCTCATTAAAACATATAGATGAACATTTTATAATCTATATGAAACTTAAATACGTTTAAGTCAATTTTTTAACTATTTTTTACTGTTTTAGACGTTTTTGGTATCTTTTTTACAAATTCTGTTTCAAAAGAATATTCTTTGGTTAAGTTCACCATTTCCAGAAGAATCTCCAAGCATCTGTCAAAAATAATCTGGGAAATTTTAGTTTTTGAAACCTTTTCTAGCTCTTCAAATTTCAAAAAACCTTCTATTTTGAAATTTAAAGGAAAAATTTGGAATGTTTTTAAAGTACAAACATATTCCACGTGGTCTAAATCTGCATTTTTATAATCAATAGCCCAATCAACACCTAAGTCCAAATTTTGACCTTTAGGATTGATTTCAGGGCGAAACATTCCTACTTTTTGTATGTGCATTTGCATTTTTTCACCAGGCCCACCGAGTTAAACAATGGCTTGTGATAAGTGTCTAATAAATAGTATTACCAATATAAATGTTTCTAAAAAATAACATTTCTTATAATACTTTAAAATAAGTTTAAGATTATTTTAACAGTTTTAATTATAAAAAACAGAATAATAGATGTTATAATAAGTTTTATATAGCTTTAAAGGAGTTAAATACCTAAAGTTAATAAAAAAATATAAAAAGATAATCCAAATTTAAGTGTATAGAACTTAAAAATAGTCATAATATGACAAATACCCTAAAAAGTATCTAAATAGGATGTAAATTTCAAATTAAGCCTTAAAATATAATAAAATAAAAAATAAATCACTTAGAATTAAATATAAAAAATTAATATTTTAATATGAAATAATATTTAAATAATAAAAATGTTTATAAAATCTATAGAAAATTAATAATCAAAAATGAGCCATAGATTCAGATGGGTTATTCAAATTAATTAATCTGTAATTAACTGTTAGCCCCAAAAAAAAACTTTTTAAAAATTAATAATAAATGTTAATCAAGATCCTAATCTCTATTTATTAAAATGAACTTTATCAAAAACAAATACTAAGTAATAAGCATTTCTTTTTATTATACAAGTGGCAATAGCTTATTTATGTTAATTTTAAGTCCCCTTGAAAAGTAATTTAATTTCTCGAAGATATCTTGGTAAGTAATACTAACCAAACATTTATATTGGACTTGGCTTAAGTAAAAATAGATACTACAATTGATAGAAGTAGTATTACATATCTACTTAAAAAAGGAGTGGAAGTATGAAAGTTGCAATATTAGGTGCAGGATGTTACAGAACACACGCAGCAAGTGGAATTACAAACTTTTCAAGAGCTTGTGAAGTCGCAGAACAAGTAGGAAAACCAGAAATTTCCATGACTCACTCAACCATAATAATGGGTGCAGAGTTAATGGAATTAGCTGGAGTAAAAGAAGTTGTAATCGCAGATCCAGTATTTGACAATGAATTTACTGTTATCGACGATTTCGCTTATGAAGACGTTATGGCAGCTCATAAAGAAGACCCTGAAAAAATCATGCCAGATATAAGGGCCAAAGTCAATGAAGTGGCTAAAGAATTACCAAAACCACCGAAAGGAGCCATACACTTCACCCATCCAGAAGACCTCGGTTTCGAAATCACAACTGATGATGTAGAAGCTGTAGCTGACGCTGACTGGATCATGACATGGTTCCCTAAAGGGGACATGCAAATGGGAATCATCGAAAAATTCGCTGATAACATTAAAGAAGGAGCAATCCTAACCCACGCATGTACCGTCCCTACTACTATGTTCGGAAAAATATTCGATGATTTAAGCAGTTCCGACATGAACATGGCTCCCAAAGTAAATGTATCTTCCTACCACCCTGGTGCAGTACCAGAAATGAAAGGACAAGTTTACATTGCTGAAGGATACGCTAACAACGCTGCTATCGATACTTTATCCGAATTAGGACAAAAAGCAAGAGGAAACGCATACAAATTACCAGCAGAACTATTAGGGCCTGTTTGTGACATGTGTTCCGCTTTAACTGCTATTACTTATGCAGGTATTCTCGGATATCGGGATTCAGTAATGGATATATTAGGAGCTCCTGCAGGATTTGCTCAAATGATGGCAAAAGAATCCTTAGAACAAGTTTTAGCTCTAATGGAAAGAACTGGTATCGACAAAATGGAAGGAAGCTTAGACCCTGCTGCATTGCTGGGAACTGCTGACTCCATGAACTTCGGGCCTACTGCAGAAGTTTTACCAACCATCCTAGAAGCACTAGAAAAAAGAAGCCAATAGTTTCTTTATTTCTTTTTTTTATTTTTTGAAAAATAAGTCAATATTATATACTGAAATTTCAGAATAACATTATGCTAAAATAAATTATATTAAAATTACAAATCTTACAAAATTAAAGCAAATAATAAATTTATTATGGTTTTTTGGGTTATTTAAATTAAAATACTATCAAATAATAAAATAAATAATATTAACTAATATAATTCAAAAAAATCATTTATTCCTGAAATCTCTTAAATTCAAAATTGCCATATTCATATAATTAATTTGCAAAATATAATCCTTACAAATCATTTTAGGTGTTAATTTGATAAACAAAATCCTTAATAAATCATTGGAAGGTGAAAATCTTCAAAAAGAGGAGTTATTAAAACTTTTTAGTGCTAATTCCCCTGAAGAAATTCAACTAATCATGGATACAGCAGCTAAAATTCGTAACCAGAAAAGTAAAAAAATTAAACTCACCTCAACTGTGCATCTTACCAATGTCTGTCAGGTGACACCTAAGTGTAAGTACTGTGGTTTTGCAGCTCGTACCTCCTCTGAAGGATACTATCATCCATTTTATAAAAAAGAGGATGAAATTTTGAAAGCCGCTCTTTCTGTAGAGGATTCTGGTATTCCAAGAATTAGTTGTTCTGGAGCCCACGGTTATCATGGTCAGCAAGCTGTAACTGCTGCTAAAGTAGTTAAGGAAAATACATCCTTAGAACTTCTGGTAAATGTAGGATCTGACTTAAATAATGAATCCTTAACTGAACTTTCTCATTATGAAACAGATACCGTGTGTTGCAACCTGGAAACTGTAAATAAAAACATTTTCCATGAATTAAAACCGGGCGAAAAACTCAAAGACAGGATAAAAATCTGTGAAATGGTAAGTGAACTTAATCTGGAACTTTCATCTGGCCTTTTAATTGGGATAGGAGAATCATACGAAGATAGGGTAAATCATTTATTTTTCCTTAAAAAATTTTCAAGCCTAGGAGAAATACCAATAATGGGATTCAATCCTTATCAAGACACTCCGATGGCCAATCACCCACCATGTTCCCTTGAAGAACAAATGAAAACCATAGCCATTACTAGGATAATGTACCATGACATTAGAATTACCGTTCCCACACCGACTATTGGGCCAGAAAATATTAAATATTCCTTAATGGCCGGTGCAGATAATTTAGCTACGGTGATTCCTGACCAGTATCCATCTGATGTTAAGGGAGTGGGTTCCCCAACTTATGGAAATCTTAAAGAAGTCGTTGAAATTGTAGAATCAATTGGGCTTAAAACAGAATATAGAACTGCTTCAAAATAACTAAATTGACTTAATAAT
The sequence above is drawn from the Methanobacteriales archaeon HGW-Methanobacteriales-1 genome and encodes:
- a CDS encoding methyl-viologen-reducing hydrogenase subunit delta; translated protein: MSDDPKILGFCCNWCSYGGADTAGTARMQYPPSVRIIRVMCSGRINASMVLKAFREGADGVFVGGCHIGDCHYDAGNYKWKRRAELIGDLISEFGIEKERFRYEWISASEGEKFQVTMNEFYNDVKEMGPVERSFSK
- a CDS encoding NADH:ubiquinone oxidoreductase chain G-like protein — translated: MMVKHTICPSCSVGCGINLINQNEKIVGTYPYKRHSVNEGKNCLRGRDCFEIVSENRITSPLVRKGNELVDSEWETILEMISEKLKSYSPEEIGILGSGNSTNEENETIKKFAESYGITNIGFFAENFPQFNDQVASYDDLNNSKFIFIIGDVLNENPLIGRRIILAKENGAEIISADTVDVSTTSLNSDQYLKFDSISELISNIPVDIKEKLNDSSTIVFNKLDEKEEFTVIREIAKEFNSKLLPVLNKCNTSGAMKIISPLNNDEIRDLISRIKVLIVINDDPASYLQDSSLSGLDFLVSITSSSNDTTSISDVVLPAHCWAEKSGSFTNTAGMTQNFSKIVVSPENTLSESVIIEKLAEKLGIEL
- a CDS encoding pilus assembly protein yields the protein MQMHIQKVGMFRPEINPKGQNLDLGVDWAIDYKNADLDHVEYVCTLKTFQIFPLNFKIEGFLKFEELEKVSKTKISQIIFDRCLEILLEMVNLTKEYSFETEFVKKIPKTSKTVKNS
- a CDS encoding formate dehydrogenase, which produces MNAEYVLARAKDEVIVENGACGGAVSALFQYLLDKNLVDGILTLTRSEDIYDGIPTLLKDSSEIIDTCGSLHCAPTMVGDLISKYLGDSKIGVAVKPCDAMAINELEKRNQIDPEKVYQIGLNCGGTVMPITAQKMIELFYEVDPADVVKEEIDKGQFIIELKDGTHKSVKIDDLEEKGYGRRENCQRCELMVPRNADVACGNWGSEDEWTFIEINSEKGKELVENAKNEGYLDVKSPSEKLIAIRDKVEGIMIKLAQKFQGKLLETDYPTLENWDEYWNRCIKCYGCRDVCPVCWCRECELEEEYFKDDSQTPPDPLTFQGIRLAHMSFSCVNCGQCEDVCPMEIPVSKVYDKMQKKYRAKTGYVAGVSEELPPLYSPEKD
- a CDS encoding 5,10-methenyltetrahydromethanopterin hydrogenase, whose product is MKVAILGAGCYRTHAASGITNFSRACEVAEQVGKPEISMTHSTIIMGAELMELAGVKEVVIADPVFDNEFTVIDDFAYEDVMAAHKEDPEKIMPDIRAKVNEVAKELPKPPKGAIHFTHPEDLGFEITTDDVEAVADADWIMTWFPKGDMQMGIIEKFADNIKEGAILTHACTVPTTMFGKIFDDLSSSDMNMAPKVNVSSYHPGAVPEMKGQVYIAEGYANNAAIDTLSELGQKARGNAYKLPAELLGPVCDMCSALTAITYAGILGYRDSVMDILGAPAGFAQMMAKESLEQVLALMERTGIDKMEGSLDPAALLGTADSMNFGPTAEVLPTILEALEKRSQ
- a CDS encoding 5,10-methenyltetrahydromethanopterin hydrogenase cofactor biosynthesis protein HmdB → MINKILNKSLEGENLQKEELLKLFSANSPEEIQLIMDTAAKIRNQKSKKIKLTSTVHLTNVCQVTPKCKYCGFAARTSSEGYYHPFYKKEDEILKAALSVEDSGIPRISCSGAHGYHGQQAVTAAKVVKENTSLELLVNVGSDLNNESLTELSHYETDTVCCNLETVNKNIFHELKPGEKLKDRIKICEMVSELNLELSSGLLIGIGESYEDRVNHLFFLKKFSSLGEIPIMGFNPYQDTPMANHPPCSLEEQMKTIAITRIMYHDIRITVPTPTIGPENIKYSLMAGADNLATVIPDQYPSDVKGVGSPTYGNLKEVVEIVESIGLKTEYRTASK